A genome region from Panicum virgatum strain AP13 chromosome 4K, P.virgatum_v5, whole genome shotgun sequence includes the following:
- the LOC120702158 gene encoding uncharacterized protein LOC120702158, translating to MSTPENRTNETNVTVVENLLKRNSDDVGWEYGVLIDAQNKDKVKCKFCGHQSTGGIYRLKQHVANVGKNVKKCRESTQEAKEKCKKSLDESKRRGRKRLSWTRAIDPKATKTKSLKQQKLNKELWKERTREVQKYIARWVYTHAIPFNACDNDEFKQMCEAIGQFGARFQPPSQRDLRETLLEEEYARTKSLLEERDAEKMKSGCSIMTDAWSDRKRRSIMNLCTNCAEGSSFISSKEMSDVSHTSEVIFELAGKAIEELGPDDVVQVVTDNASNNMGAKKLLVEKRPHIFWTSCATHTINLMLQGIGSLTKFKKVIYQSKAFTIFVYGHTRTLECMRHFTEGKEIIRPGVTRFASAFLTLNSMLEKKNQLKQMVVHSRWDQLKDVKTKKGKDATTTILSPAFWKDVKICLSVFEPLFKVLRLVDGDVKPSMGFLFGELIKAKREIKEACGNVESRYKEIIAVIDKKMKGILDSPLHLTTYLLNPYYSYANQAIFDDPTITVGFINYVEVFLPS from the exons ATGTCGACACCTGAGAATAGAACCAATGAGACCAATGTGACTGTTGTAGAGAATCTCTTGAAGAGGAATTCAGATGATGTGGGATGGGAGTATGGGGTTCTAATTGATGCTCAGAATAAGGACAAAGTGAAGTGCAAGTTTTGTGGTCACCAAAGCACTGGAGGAATTTATCGATTGAAGCAACATGTGGCCAATGTTGGAAAAAATGTGAAGAAATGCAGGGAGAGCACTCAGGAAGCTAAAGAAAAGTGCAAGAAATCATTAGATGAGTCaaaaaggagagggaggaaaaggcTGTCC TGGACTCGTGCTATTGATCCTAAAGCAACAAAAACTAAATCTTTGAAGCAACAAAAGTTGAACAAGGAGCTTTGGAAGGAAAGAACACGTGAGGTGCAGAAATATATTGCAAGATGGGTCTATACACATG CCATACCATTTAATGCTTGTGACAATGATGAATTCAAGCAAATGTGTGAAGCAATTGGTCAGTTTGGTGCTAGATTTCAACCTCCTTCTCAGCGTGATCTACGTGAGACTTTGCTGGAAGAGGAGTATGCAAGAACCAAGAGTTTGCTTGAAGAACGTGATGCTGAAAAGATGAAAAGTGGGTGCTCTATCATGACAGATGCTTGGTCAGATAGGAAGAGAAGAAGCATAATGAACTTGTGCACAAATTGTGCTGAGGGATCAAGTTTTATCAGCTCAAAAGAGATGTCAGATGTGTCACATACAAGTGAAGTCATCTTTGAATTGGCGGGCAAAGCAATTGAAGAACTTGGTCCAGATGATGTGGTGCAAGTAGTGACAGACAATGCCTCTAACAATATGGGAGCAAAAAAACTCTTAGTGGAGAAGAGGCCACACATCTTTTGGACCTCTTGTGCAACTCATACTATTAACTTAATGCTCCAAGGAATTGGCAGCTTGACAAAGTTTAAGAAGGTGATTTATCAATCTAAAGCATTCACCATATTTGTTTATGGGCACACAAGAACATTGGAATGCATGAGACACTTTACAGAGGGTAAAGAAATCATAAGGCCAGGAGTAACTAGGTTTGCTTCAGCCTTTCTTACTTTGAACAGCATGCTAGAGAAGAAGAATCAGCTGAAACAAATGGTGGTTCACAGTAGGTGGGACCAATTGAAGGAtgtgaaaacaaagaaaggtaaggatgcaacaacaacaatatTGAGTCCAGCCTTTTGGAAAGATGTGAAGATATGTTTGAGTGTTTTTGAGCCATTATTCAAAGTTCTACGTTTGGTTGATGGAGATGTGAAGCCATCcatgggtttcttgtttggagaatTAATCAAGGCAAAGAGAGAGATCAAGGAGGCATGTGGCAATGTTGAATCTCGCTACAAGGAGATCATTGCTGTCATTGACAAGAAGATGAAAGGAATACTTGATTCTCCATTGCATTTGACTACGTATTTGCTGAATCCATACTATAGTTATGCAAACCAAGCCATATTTGATGATCCCACAATAACAGTAGGCTTTATCAATTATGTGGAGGTTTTTTTACCATCATGA